One Perca flavescens isolate YP-PL-M2 chromosome 16, PFLA_1.0, whole genome shotgun sequence genomic window, CAAATGTGTCTGGCAGTCATCCTTCACCCGCACCATGCCCATGGTGAGATGTCTCTAGGTCTCCTTTAacacttttattacttttaaaaatcttttaaagtCACTGGTGATTCATTTTTAATGTGGATGAATATTTCACTGCACACTGCAGTTAggcatttgtaaaaaaaaaaaaaaaaaaaaaaaaagagaaaaaaaagaataaataaataggagAGTAAATGAGGGATAGACGGTGAGAGATAGAAAGTTGGAGATATTGAGATGCATGCAAGAGTCAGCCGAATTTCCCTCCCCGTGCCCAGAGTCTCTTATGCTCCACCAACTCACTCTCTGGTCTATCGCAATCGAAGGATAGCGTGCGATTATTCAGTCCCGTAATGCAATGTTTCAGTGGAGATGTGTGTCAGGAAGCACTGATTCATGTTGGGTGTGTGGTGAGGATGGCGAGTGATGAGTTGTTTCTGTAGGCGCTGTCACAAAATGTTCATCTCAAGCCCTCCCAAATGGATCAGTCTGCGGCCTAGGTCCTACGAGTCTTGGAGACTCGTAGAGGAATCCTCCACCCTACCACCACCGCGCCTGGTATGCATATGCATATCACTGATGTGAAGAGGCGTTCATTGACAAATAGGATGCTTTAAAGAGTCACCACAGACTGTGAatgagagggatagagagacaACAATACGAGTGTGAAACAAGGCCACGTTACAGATATCAAACAAGCATGAGTGGCATCCCCACAGATAACAGTCAGCTagcagaaaagagagaaagagcaagAATGCTTCCTCAGCAAGCCTTTTCTCAATTATCTGCTGTTCAGCGAAGGCGATGGCAGAttgtgtttgaaaaaaaaaactcttagtGGACTCATAGTTTAGCTAAAAACGTATGGTCCGGAGAGTCGTTAATCCATTTCAGAGTAGCAGCCCATCGAGCTCCTCTGCTACAGAGCAGTAGCAGAGATAAAGCAGCAGAGTACAGATCTGATTAGGCTGCCGTCTCCGCAAACTCCTCGGGGATTAAGCACAACAGTTTCTTGTTAGACCTCCCTACTTTGTTCCATACTGCACATTTGCCATTAGCGAAAAGAATAAGGGAGAAAAATCACAACTGCACTCACTAATTAAACACTCCTGCACGGTCGGCCACACAATCAGATGTATGAACATGTGTGCCACTGGTGCTAGATAAATAAGATCAAATAcatcatgcattttttttttcctttaatgtGAGACCCTTAAAAAGCAGAACAAATGAAGCACGTGTATGAGTCTTGGTTGGGTACAACATGTTACATTCTGTTGCCACTAGTATTTACATTTGCATGCTTAATGTGGCATTAGCATTTTTATATAAGCTTTGCCCTGAAAGATGCCCTGAGTAACTGGAGAACAAAGCTCtgtgtgcaaacacacaaagacacacatgtaTCATAATAGCTTGTATCataatatattgtttttgttagacttttatttgtctgtattttttaaaggaatattCGCTATTTCCTGCTATTTACCTCCTTTAAATGTAAGCACTtttaattttcttcttttttaaatgggCAAAAACATAAAAGTAGTTTACAActaatgtaaatatgttttatgtattgTGCTTTTTCTGTGAAAATGCACtgacatatttttttatctttgaaaACTTTACGCTTTccactttaaagctgcattcagtGATTTtctttggccacttgggggacGCCACATGATTAAGTTGTAATATGGAACTTTTTAGCACACAGTTTACACATCAAGCAAACACTTACCAAtattagcatttatttggagACGTGTTTTGGGCCACTtgactctccttttagctctgttttggtctccaccaactcctaagGGAAATATCGGTGTCTTTAGCGGTTACATACTCCACTATGTTTGGTCTCTCTGACGTTTTGGTGATGGGCACAGTGGGTTAATCAGAACTTTTTCATTAAAAACTAGTGGTGTAACTAtataactgtatctgtggatgtcacaaaaatatatatagtatctGTATTCATCTTTATATCGGAAGTGGACATGGCAAATATTACTGCCAAAATTAGCATGTTTTTTTGCATCTGTTCAGAGTGCATTATCTGCTAATATCCAAACAATGTATTAATGTAGCCTATTTGTGCagccaaaaacaacaaaaagagcaGTGTGAATTAACTAAAACATTAAAGTTGTGAccagaaaaccaaaaccaaaaaaagctgAACGATGCTAAAACACTCTGTGTGTGAACTGCCGAGTCAGATATCTGCGGGTTCATCACAACTGTACGAGCGACCTCTTTCACATTACACGTTTGATCTATTGttattatgaaaatattgattatagcagctttaTAATACAGTTGTGTGACATTAGATTTACTCGGGTCGAATTTTGTAGCAGCTTATTGGACGAGGACAAATATTCTTGCATGAAAATGATTTTCATTTTTCCAAATATATTGCTGTCTGAGCTTTTCAACTAGATTGCTACTGTGGGATGTGCTGAGCTGTGCCTTTACTTTTGAGGGCTAAGACTTCTTCAAGAGGCTTTTTAATTGATGGAATCTGTCCTGTCAGATTTTATAGCTTCTCCATCACTCACTCCATTCTGGGCTtcactttatctttttttccctttttcctcCAACACCTTCTTCTCTAGCGCTGCCAAATTCTCTTTTTAGACTCAGCTCAACTTGAgctttaaagaaagaaaatctcCTTCCTTTTCAAAGCAGGAAAATCCTCTTGTCACACATGAAAGAAGCATGTCGACTTGAGAGGTAGATTGAGCGATAAGTCTTCATCTGACCATAAAACCCAGGATGTCGACTGAGCAGCGTAATATTAAGTGTAATATTTCACTTATTCACTCTCGGTAAAGTCATCATCTGTATGTTATATTCCCTTTCTTCAAGATGAGGAACTATCGCTGCTTTATACAGACATTCCTGAGCAGTAACCTTCGctgtaatattataatatatataaataatcttTCAAGATGAAGCTGTATAGCTTCTGAATGAATCATTTTCTTTATAtacttcttctccctctgctCTTGCTgtctttttccatttttaaatcacagactttttccccttcttttttttatcaactaTCTTTCTTCTCATCCTCCCCcactgtcttcttcttcttcttcttcttcttcttcttcttcttcttcttcttcttcttcttcttctctattTCTTGATTGGAGGAGGTTTGCATacacactataaataaattacTGAAAATAACCAGATTAGACTGAATCATTTATGTGGTGTACAGTTGTTTAAACTTCAGCCATAATATAATTTGTTTGACAATCTGGTTAATGTTGAGGATGTGTTGCAGCTACAGGAAACACCTTATTAGCGCTAcagaataataaataataaataaaaaaagactgatGATGAATCTTGGCCAGTTAATTTGGTTAGGCTTTCTCAGATTTATGACATAATTTGACATAACCCCTCCAAGGGGTTTACATGAGAGTTATAATAATGAGAGTACTGCTGTAACCCTATAACGCCATTTGTTTCTGAGACTTTTACATCATATAtatctatacacacacaaacacacacacacacacacacacacacacacacacacacacacacacacacacacacacacacacacacacacacacacacacacacacacacacacacacacatacatttcctAAATGGCATGCCATAAAAAAcagatatatattatataatatgcatgtgtgtgtatatatgtaatatacaCAAATAGAAATAACAAATGGAAACTTTATAAGATATTTTTGATTCTCTAAAAAAGCtcaattgaaataaataaattgcagtAAAAGCCAGATGTATAATATATGATACAAACAGAAATATGCAAaataaattgcttttttttattctgtcaaAGGGTAAATTATCacctgaattaaaaaaaaactgtattgaatTCTGATATATCTCATGGCTTTACAGGTTTAATACAATAATGCACTCCGGATGTCATATATCCTCTCTCTCCACTATTTCTTCcacctctctcttctttttttatttttgtgaatgtgacatttacaaCTAAGAGACAGGGATttcaatttcatagcaatccacatttttctttttgccttTCTTCACCCTCCTTTAAACTGTGAAATCCTGTTTGATAATTGATTGATTTCAATTCAAATCTCAGAGCGGAATGATtatgtgtattactgtgtgtgtgtgtgtgtgtgtgtgtgtgtgtgtgtgtgtgtgtgtgtgtgtgtgtgtgtgtgtgtgtgtgattgtgtgtgtgtatttgacgGTGTAGAAAAATGAGAAGAGTAGAGGAGGATAATGAAAACAAGTGGGCACACGGTTGCACAACTTAAACCTGTGTTGTTCACCTCATTaaatctgagagagagagagtgtgtgtgtgtgtgtgtgtgtgtgtgtgtgtgtgtgtgtgtgtgtgtgtgtgtgtgagataagtCTTAATAAATATTAACTGTGTTAAGTGATCAAACCTGCAGTGGTGTTGCGGTTGCAATGACCATGTCCATACTCAAAATGCTGTACCCGGCTGTGCTGTCACACAGAGCAGAACGACAATCCTACCAGGCCATAAAACTGAACTCCCAAAACTGACGTGATTCAAAATGACAGCGTGATGCACATAACTGTGCGCCGAGACACGCACTGTGCTCTCGGTGCTCACATGTAAAACAAGCAATAAATATGCCAAAATTCTCACTCACAGAAGGACACATCCATCTGCATACCTGTAGATGATGCAGGCACAGTCCCTGCAGGTCCCACAGTTTTCAATGTCCTGTCCGGTCCTGTATGAATGTCTTCTGTTGAAAAGCACAGAGATGACATATCAGGGgtaaaatagtgtgtgtgtgtgtgtgtgtgtgtgtgtgtgtgtgtgtgtgtgtgtgtgtgtgtgtgtgtgtgtgtgtgtgtgtgagcccaCAGACATATTTAGGTTATCGTTTCCCTTGTTGAACCAAATTTCTGGCACACACATCCCTGCAAATACACCAATCTAATCCTCTCTGAAATCACTCCTGATCATTTTTTAATGAAAGATCCCCCCTCCAACAGGCTCAGGCTGTTACGTAAACCATGAGTCACTATATCACTCCAGGCATGAAACAATGCTTATGAGGTAAAAGTCAAAACTGCATGCATTAGACTTAGCCCCATCACTGAATTCTTATACTGGAACATGCAAGATTTGTCACTTTATGGGACAGAAGGCTATGCAGTCAAAAACGTTCAAAAGTCTGCAAAGTATAGTGTTGGCATTAGTGTTAGGAGTATGATTTGGATTACGCTGCTCAGATATCAGTTAAGCCTTTCCATGGATTCATACAGTAGACACACATCCATCCATGTCAATCTTGTCCTATTGACGAGTTCTCTCGTCCCCACATCATGTACTATTTTGGTATGATAAGGCGGGAGAAATTACTAAGCAGCTTACAATGTAGAAAGCAGATTAATTAAAGACTTGATGAGAATGGTAAAGGGTTTACGCTAAGAGGCATGGCACATCTGAAACCACCAACATGACAGCCAAATGCTGATTTCTATCTGTCCCCGCCTGCACATGCATGAGGAAAGAGCTGCTGCGAAATGAGTGCAATCAAGTTACCAAACCGCTCCCTGTCGTCTGACATGACATAAATTCTTCAGCATATCAAGAGATGAGATTGAGGGTTTCATGACTGACATGAGTCTTCATAAAAATAACTACAGATGCTCCCCTGCCTTCTGGGTTGAATTCAGTTTGgtatttcttcttctctgtctatTGCTCGCCTTGCTGTTTCAGTCACTTCAGTCTCTCTTGCTTTCTCATTCTTACCAAATTTACATTGTGCTCTTTCTGCGCAGCTTTGTTGCCAAAGTATTTGAAACGCTTACAATGCCGGGATTGGCTATAAATAGAGGAGCTGCATCACTGCAAAGCTTAGGCACAACAACCATCTATCTGTAATATACACGGTACATGATGCAGCAAGGTTATTACTGCTGGGTGGTGGATATTCCCTGTTTGAAGAATATTCTGCCTACAACAACCCACTTGTCGACTTCATTCCAGGAGAGAGAAGACAATCTTTTAGTGCAAAGCTATGATCACATTATAATGCCCGCCCCTCCTTTTTTGTATGTGGAGAGAAGCAGATGCTCACTTGAGAAATTAACTGTCTGGGAATAAAACAGCAGGCACTTAGGCTACATGCTGACATTTACTTTCCAGGTCTCCAAAATACCAGGCACTCATAATTTAAGTAGTCCCACTGTTCATTCTTCCATCCTTTCCTGTTTTCTAGTTTTATCAATCTTCCCTCCTTGCctttttctatctatctatctatctatctatctatctatctatctatctatctatcatctaatAAAGGGTTAACAGAAGACTCAATGTTAAAGTTGGCCACAGATTACCAGATGGCTTTTCACACTACACTTGGCCCTGGGCTGAGAGCCCCCATTAGCCCTGAGTTAAGCAGCCTACGgctttcagttatttcacatttaCAACTTCAATATTCAAAATGGGATAGCTCCACTTTTGGCCCAGGGCTTTTCACACAATATTTAAACCCAGACAAACCCCTTTTGGGCTCTGCAACATTTCACAGTACTGTTAACTCTACCTTTGAACACCACCTTGGACATAAGTTGCAAAAACAATACTGCCCTACGATGTGAAATTCTAAAATGTATAACCTTTCATACGTAAAATGCATTGTAGAAGGTGATCCAGGAATAGTTTTACCAAAATTAACACTTTGGCTAACATATATCAGTGTGAAGCCTCATACTAAAtcccacttttttatttttatttttttaagattttttggggcttttccctccatttttgaatgtaatgtaatgaaagggggagagagatgggggacgacacGCAGCAGGTCGGACCCGAActctgcgccgctgcaggactcagccaacgtGGGGCAAACGCTCCCACCGGGTGAGCCAGAGGTCGCCCCTAAATCCCACTTTTTAAGTGAACATGAACCAGAAACATGATTACCATCATTTTTTGTGAATTGAGTTTAGAACAGTTAATTAATCCATTCAGTGAAGGGCTCTTTCCTTGTCCAATCAAATTGTTGCAACATGGTTACTATGTGCCTAAATTGTGTGCAGTGAGCCTTAGAAGCATTAAAACAACACAAGAAGCTGCATTGGTGTGGGTGTGGGCGTGCTGTTTCAGGTACTGGTGAGACAAATCCAGAAAGGTCCGTTTGAGTAGTAGATCAATGAGTTTGAAGGCTTATCAAAGGCCAAAACACTGAACAAAAGTTTAAAATACTATGAGAAAGGATTGGATAACTCTTGAAAGTTATCACAAAGGCAGTTTTGTCATCATGGGGTAAacagtaaaaatacaaaattgcaTTGCAAccctgcattttttttctctgcatgCTTGGCATTCTTGGCACCATCACTGCATCTATGGGTTGGCCAAAGTCGGTCTAAACATGGCCTAGGTCAGCCCAGGGATAATTAAATGCAAATGTGAAAGCCTTCAGGCAACTACTGTAATGTTGGTAGTTGGATGTTTATGATCTTATAGTACACAGGGAAGAATGCTATTTTGTTACGTAATAAGTATTACAACCTGACAAAGGTCTGATTGAGCTCAAAACACTgttgattaaaataaatttgtgGTATAGTGTCAGTGTGCAAGAGTTACCTTTTAATTCCttcatatatataatattgccTCACCCGTCTCTCTCGGCTTCCTTCTTCTCAAGGTCTTGAATGACATCCAGCAGGACCTTAATGGTGTTCTGGCTGGTCTCCAGGACCCCCTCCAGGCTGTGGAGCTGTGTCTGCAGGCTACGAATGTCATGCAGGGGTCCGTTTGGACCCAGGAGCTTTTCTGTCACCCGGGATGGGTCCAGTTTACACCTGGCCCCAGACACCAACCCTCCCAGAATTTCCTGGACCTGTCTCAGTGTGTCAGCCTGGGTGGCAGTCAGGGGCCCAACTGTAGACCGCTCCCCAGAAGCACAGCAGCCCCCGGCTCCAGAGCAACCCTGCTGGTTTGGAGGGAGAGGATGTTGGCTGTTGGGGGTGTTGGGCCTGGCGTTGGGTCCTGAGCAAAGCATTTTGTGTAGTGCCCCAAGCTGAGCCTGGGCTGAGCTGAGACAGCTGGACTTAAAACAGGCCTTggcaggagaggaggaggatgaggaggactGCTTCTCTCCCTTCATCACAGCAACTGGAGAAGTTTCAGCTCTGTGCTTCAGAGAGCTGGCTCTCTCACAGAGCTTGGGTGAGTTTGTGCATTTtatatcttcctttttttccttcttcccaTCTTTATCCTTCTTGTTGGCCATGCTGTCTGCCCTGAGCATGGGTGTTCGGATTACAGGACCTGGTGGATCACTTCCCTTTTTGCGTGGTGTGTAAGGTGGAGGTGGCGGGGGAGGAGGTGGAAGTCGAATGCCCCTCTTATCCTGAGCGTTGTAGGGCGCCTGAGAGGGGGGCGTGTATGGTGGTGCAGCACGAAATGTGGAAGAATAAAGAGGAACAGCTTTAGTTGGTGTAGCACATTGTTGTGCATTAGGAAGAGTGGACGCATATGTTTTCACAAGTGGAGGCAGAGAAGTGCAAGATTTTAATTTGGGGACTGGGGAGGAGTAGGGGGTTATGCCTGTGATGGAAGAAGAGGTGTTTTGCAGAGCTTGACATGGGATGTTGCAATGAGACACAGTTTGTATGAGAGTGGCATAAGAAGGTGTTGTAGAATTAGGGTGAAGGGCATGGTGACTAACCGAATGTGTAGTAGAGTAATATGATATGGAAGTGCATGACAGGGCAGTTTGAGTTACAAATGTACATGGTGTTAAATTTGTAGGAGGTGTAGCGTTTGATGCATTGTGTGGTGGCTGATGTGTTACGTTTGGGGTAGTGGTTGGATGTCTAATGGGGTCAAAGGGAGTTATATTGGGGGTTACAGTCTCGGTAGGGGTGGAACAGGTTAGGGGAGCTGATGATACTATGTTTGAGATAGGGGAGGTGCAGATTTGGGTGGGGCATGATGGTGCAGTTGAGGAAGGACTGGAGCAGACAACAGTTGTGCTGGGTGTTGTTGGTGGCGACACAACGGTATAATAGGGGATAGGGTGTTGGACGACGGTATGTGCAGAAGTGGAGCAAGGAATGGACAGTTCTATGGGTGGAGATGGGGTGGTGCAAACTGGTTTGGCTGGAGAGGAGCAAGGTGGTTTAGCGCAGTGTTCCGGGGTCTGTGTTGGTGCACTTGTAGGTGGGTGAGAGGAACAGTAAGGCACAGTAGTTATTTGGGTGGTGGGAGGGTCTTGAGTCACAGTTGGGGATACAGGACTCTCCGATTGAATTTGCATTTCACTCAGTGATACTGTCAGAGGTGGGGAAGCACAAAGGCTGCAAGTTTGTGTCTGGGTAGTGCAAAGTTCATGATTTGGAGTGACAAAGTGACAAGGCgagtctgttttttttagtggtgcacTGTTCCGCATTTGGAGGTAGGGTTGGGCAAGAGTTGGAGATTTGAATTGGAGTTGTGCATTGTTTGTCATTCAAAGGTAGAGATTTATGTTGACTCTCAGTTTGACTTTGGGTGGTACAATACTTGGAATTTTGAGGTGGCAAAGGGCTCTCAGTTTGAACTTGAGTGGTACAGAGTTTGGTATTTGAGGGTGGCAGGGATGGACTGGGGCTTTCAGTCTGAGTGAGAGTGGTGCAAAAGTGCACTTCCTTTCCAGGATCACTTGTTGTCCTATTCAGCCGCTTTCTCCTCCTGACCACTGAGGGAGTGCTGCTTCCCTGACGCTTTGCGCCATCTCGACAGGACACAGAGGAACAGTGAAATGGCTCAGTGTTGTGAAGCACTGAAGGGGGGCAGCTGTGCCTGGAGCTTTTTACCAcactaacagctgatttgatgTCTGTCCTGGAGGCTTTAGACCTTCGTTCCACCACAGTTGGATCCCCAGGCCCAGGAGGACCATTCTGATCCTTTGACCCAGGCACCAACACATGGTTGTGCGCAAGGTACTCATCTTGAGAGTCCTGCTCATCATCCCCATCCATGCCCACTGAGTCCCCAATGCTGTGGCTATGTGTGTGGGCGGTAGAGAGGGACTGGGGCTTTT contains:
- the LOC114571066 gene encoding proteoglycan 4 isoform X2, yielding MTNNAQLQFKSPTLAQPYLQMRNSAPLKKTDSPCHFVTPNHELCTTQTQTCSLCASPPLTVSLSEMQIQSESPVSPTVTQDPPTTQITTVPYCSSHPPTSAPTQTPEHCAKPPCSSPAKPVCTTPSPPIELSIPCSTSAHTVVQHPIPYYTVVSPPTTPSTTVVCSSPSSTAPSCPTQICTSPISNIVSSAPLTCSTPTETVTPNITPFDPIRHPTTTPNVTHQPPHNASNATPPTNLTPCTFVTQTALSCTSISYYSTTHSVSHHALHPNSTTPSYATLIQTVSHCNIPCQALQNTSSSITGITPYSSPVPKLKSCTSLPPLVKTYASTLPNAQQCATPTKAVPLYSSTFRAAPPYTPPSQAPYNAQDKRGIRLPPPPPPPPPYTPRKKGSDPPGPVIRTPMLRADSMANKKDKDGKKEKKEDIKCTNSPKLCERASSLKHRAETSPVAVMKGEKQSSSSSSSPAKACFKSSCLSSAQAQLGALHKMLCSGPNARPNTPNSQHPLPPNQQGCSGAGGCCASGERSTVGPLTATQADTLRQVQEILGGLVSGARCKLDPSRVTEKLLGPNGPLHDIRSLQTQLHSLEGVLETSQNTIKVLLDVIQDLEKKEAERDGHSYRTGQDIENCGTCRDCACIIYSVEHDFRLQEGQVVRTWKVGDPPEGSPQTATPQHSEPHQQDSPQPVRPPATNKKNRKKCFWFL
- the LOC114571066 gene encoding proteoglycan 4 isoform X1, producing the protein MTNNAQLQFKSPTLAQPYLQMRNSAPLKKTDSPCHFVTPNHELCTTQTQTCSLCASPPLTVSLSEMQIQSESPVSPTVTQDPPTTQITTVPYCSSHPPTSAPTQTPEHCAKPPCSSPAKPVCTTPSPPIELSIPCSTSAHTVVQHPIPYYTVVSPPTTPSTTVVCSSPSSTAPSCPTQICTSPISNIVSSAPLTCSTPTETVTPNITPFDPIRHPTTTPNVTHQPPHNASNATPPTNLTPCTFVTQTALSCTSISYYSTTHSVSHHALHPNSTTPSYATLIQTVSHCNIPCQALQNTSSSITGITPYSSPVPKLKSCTSLPPLVKTYASTLPNAQQCATPTKAVPLYSSTFRAAPPYTPPSQAPYNAQDKRGIRLPPPPPPPPPYTPRKKGSDPPGPVIRTPMLRADSMANKKDKDGKKEKKEDIKCTNSPKLCERASSLKHRAETSPVAVMKGEKQSSSSSSSPAKACFKSSCLSSAQAQLGALHKMLCSGPNARPNTPNSQHPLPPNQQGCSGAGGCCASGERSTVGPLTATQADTLRQVQEILGGLVSGARCKLDPSRVTEKLLGPNGPLHDIRSLQTQLHSLEGVLETSQNTIKVLLDVIQDLEKKEAERDGRHSYRTGQDIENCGTCRDCACIIYSVEHDFRLQEGQVVRTWKVGDPPEGSPQTATPQHSEPHQQDSPQPVRPPATNKKNRKKCFWFL